The sequence GATAAACTCGTACCCCAAAATTGGATGAAATATTTAGGTATGATTCACAGGCAACTCCTTGTGTGTGCTTCAGTGGTgcttgaaaaagaaaccaaaaatGTACAGTGACTCAGTGAGCCTTTAGAGATTATATAGGAGTTTGTTAAAAGAATTTCGATATGAAGATTAAAGGATTAGaaatatgttagaaatatttcttagttaaggattattatttttttattcatttaagttaAATGTTGATAAAATCAGACCGTTCTTGTGTTTCCTTCAGGCTCTGATAACAAAAGTACATTAACAGCACGTAACTTTAGTATTTGTAACATTGCTTCTTCACTTGCACTAATTTTATGGACATGCCTTTAATCATATAGTACTCTCATTAGTGTACACAAGGTATCTGGATTATATCTCACATACAACATTCTCATTCAACTCTGACCACATTTTATTATTCCAAATTTATAGCAGAGCAGGAAATTCTTTAATATACCTATTTACATACaataatttctgaaatattttaggCCTGTTAGATATACAGAAACCTATTATACAACTGCGTGATTTTAAAACATCACtagtaaattataaaatcaacCTTATGCAAGAAATTATAAAATGTTCAATGGAAAAGACCGGCTCTAAATAAACACAGCTAGTTTGATCAAAAGGTCTGTGAAATGTTTACTCCCAGGCTAATCAAAatcattggatctttatcaataAAATCACCTCAGATTGTTTAAATAGTACTACAATGATAGCTAATCTTGGAATACTTTTGACATGAAAATTGGATTTgtgttgcttttttttcattattctttctctTCATAGGGAAGTCAATCAAGGgtgttcaccaaaaaaaaaaagaaaaaaaaatggccactGACAGATTTGCAGCTCCATCGCCTTACACCCAAAAGCAACCAGAGCCCCATGCAAGTGATTTCAAGCATCAAGAGTAAGTTATTTAATAGAGAATCGTAATAAAATGTTGTAATTAACAATTATTCCTCAGCAAGCAAAGTGaaaaatacttatgtatttttttccttttaggtaCCTCCTTGGATCAGGTTTAATTACTAGTAGAGCAAAAGAAGTTCCTTCGAATCTACAACACATAAACGTTGCTCTCTTTGCCCTTGGCAGAGCAGGTCAGTTGGTACCTGTCAGTTAAGGTATTGAAGGGTTCTTGTAGTGTGTTCTTAGTTTTCCTTCAGTTATGCAATTAAGAACCCTGTCATAtccaagaatatatttatatagcttatTCTCTTTTAGTACAGACACATCAGTTTGTACGTATTTGTATAAATCTCAGTGTTAATTTCAGTTCaagcatttctcattttctttttctcgggggggggggggttgttagtgTTGTTAATGCACttcatatggtgcactgtagtcattacttaggCTCTTCACAGCATCCTTTTGTCCCTGGCTGCAagccttttcattcatttttctatacctccgttcatattgtcttgcTTCCATGTTAATTTTCATCCACtcataacaattgcttcatagtgcaactgcgaggttttcctcctgttacacctttaaaacctttttactctgttttcctttcagcgctgaacgacctcataggtcacaatgcttagcctttagcctaaattctatatattccattCTCATTTTGCTTCTGGAAAGGTTGTCATATCATATTTGAATCTGAGGGGCGTACGGAAAAAAAGTTATATCCACGGGCCTCATGCTACCCAGTGCAATATTAACCATAAAACACGAAAAGGGTCTGTATTGCAAGATAATGCAGATCACAAACATGGTACGTAGTGGCATGTGGACTACATGTTCTAAAGTGATTGAAATAAGTTACTTTTGTCATCCatcaaaaatggaaaattttagtTATTTCGGCGAGAAATTCATCTCCAACTGAATTTCAGTGGGAGAATTATATAATGATTTTGATGGAGGGATACAGGGTCAAGTAAGTACACAGGATCAGATAATCCATTTTATAGGGTAGACAAGATTGTAATGAGTGAATGCCTAAAAAATAATGATGAGCAAATTCTTTTAAAGACTGAGCAGGCTTTTCAGGTTATGCTTTCATAATTTTCCCTACTTTCTCTCATTTAATATTCCGATggtgaactacaatatttcatagtTAACAATCAGCAATGCAAAATTTTGGACAAGAAAATAAACATCTAGCAATTGCGCATGCATTGTAGGTTATCACTGGTGCCAATTCTGGCCAAAACAAGCAGTTGCGTGGCACAAAAGTAGTTAAATGTGACATTATAGCAAGGAAAACTGGATATTTTTCTGTAATTCAGTTAAGTCCTTTAAATTTATGAAAcctgtatttatatctatacgcCAATATTAAGTCATGTTTGCAGTGTTTTAGACTTTAATGTTCCTTACTTTTCCTAATCCCTGGGAAGAGGTGGGAAGTAGTGTAAAGAAGATAAAAAAGTAAGCATTGCTTAACGTTCATAGTATGCTCAATTTGATTATAGGTTCCATACATCTGAACAACGTTATGAAAAATTCACGACTAACCTTGAAGTACATTGTTGAACCTGACCGTGGAAAGTTGTTGAGAGTTCAGCGGGAGTGGAAACTACCAGAGTCCTCCATACTGTcaccagaagaagaagacaaagtgTTTCAGGATCCaaggtttgtttattttatttacattccttTTGCTTATATGTTCATGTATTTAAGTATcttcaaagaatattttcatgtgttgagggaatttttttcttttagcacaAAGTTCTTCATAGACCTGATTAAAGATTATTTTCTCCCTCCAGTGAGCAGGCCCTAAGTTCCGCttcaggttttcattcaacctttTTCAAGACAAACACATTATGTATTCTGTTAGTATTCGTTTATGTGTATTATTCGACTTGATATTAGTTGCGAGGTTATATCCTTCCTCTTGTGTCATCCTGGTTGTTTTCCACACGTTGCTTTAGAAATGTTAGCAGATTCCTTATTAGCTGACTCAATAAGTATTTCGTTACATTAACTACATCAtcattttaaacaattttacaTAAGCTTTTCCATTTTTTGGGTTAGATATGAAAAGAGTTCTATCTGTTCATCTCTGTCCTGAACTCTGTCTACTTGAACTCTCATTCAGCCTAGGTCATCATCCTTATAATTTCTTATCGCATGCCAAAACCATCGAAATCTTTGAGACCCTAGAATATTTGTTTCTACTGCATAAGATACTACAGCCCTTCTGTGTGCACTATTGTAAGCCTTTGTACTCTGGGAATGGAACATTTTTACTTACCAGTGCAGTAGCCTTGTCTCCCTCCATTTCAACCATGCTGCAAGTGCTCTCTTTCTTATTGCTCTCTCATCTCCTGCCCCAGTCCTGTGTCCATAAAGTAACAAAAATTCTTGATCTCTCTTAAAACCTGTCCATGCAGGTATAATGATAGGGGTCTCAACTCCCATCTCTTTGCCTTCTACTCTTGTATACTTTTGGGCACCGAAAATCTCTCCATGGATAGTTTGTAATCCTGAGGATCTCTTGTGAACACATCTGTTACATTTGGTGTACAGATGAGTTCATCTGACTGTAGCACTTCTGCCACAGCGTCTAATAGCTTTTATATGAATTATTGCTTTTATTCTTCTGGTCTTcctaattttgataaaaccagcccgagaagaggcgttgttaggctcagaggtctggataaaataatcctttataataataataattttgataaatatatttcgCGATTCTACTAGGATTCACGTTTCGTGTCACTACCAATGGATTTTGTGCCAACTCCCTCATACTTTTCTTTCTGAGCACAGCAAATGTAATGGAACCATTTTAACTCTCTTTTCATTGTCCCAACTTCATAGTATCCATGGCATCACCATGGAGCAGAGCTTCAAGGGACACTTAGAGGAATGAATCATTTGAGCTTTATTTTCATTGTCCCAACTTTGTAGTATTCATGCTATCATCATGGATCATAACATCAAGAGATACTTAGAGTAACCATTTTAACTATCTTTTCATTGTCACAACTTCATAGAATCTGTGGCATTGTCATGTATTGTAACTTCAAAGGACACTTAGAGGACTCATTTTAACTTTTTCATTGTCTCTACTTCATAGTATCTATAGAATCATCATGTATCATATCTTCAAGTAACACTTAGAGGAACTATTTTAACTTCCTTTCATTGTCCCAACTTCATAGCATCCATGGAATCATGAATTGTAACTTCAAGGGACATTTAGAGGAACCATTTTAACTTTCTGTTCATTGTCCCAACTTCATAGTATCCATGGTATCATCACAGATCATGTCTTCAAGGGTCATTTAGAGGAACCATTTTAACCATGCTTTCATCATCCCAACTTCAAAGTACCCATGGTATCATCACAGATCATAATTTCAGGAACATCATAGAAGGTAATTTCATTGAACACTCAGTGAAACCATTTTCATCATCCCAGCTCCATAACACCCACAGTATCATCATAGATTGTATTTCAGCACCATTTAATGAAACAATTTTAACTTTTTCATCATCCCAGCTCCATAACACCCCAGTATCATTATAAAGATCATAATTTCAACAAGCACTTAGAGGAaccattttaactttaaatttatcTTCTCAACTACATAGTATCCATGGCATCATCATAGCTACGCCAACATACATGCACAAAGATCTGGTTATAAAAGGACTGAAATCTGGAAAGGCTGTCCTCTGTGAGAAACCCATCGCTGAAAATTTAAATGAGACTCGCGAATGCTACCAGATTGCAAAAGAGGTAACTTTCTGTGGCAACTGTTTGAAGTTATGACTTTTAAAACTACTAACATacgtaatttgttttatttcttagttttgTTATTCACCATGCTTTTTTACCCTGGCTTTTTTTTAGAGTAAAAGAATTCTTGAAtgttaatatcttttatttccttttttttatcacacaACATCTCCATTTTTAAGTAGATGGAGAACTGTTATATTCAGTaattataattgttttattaAGTTGTTTTGTGTGCAACTCTAAaggctttattaaaaaataaaaggaaaaactaatCATATCTCAGTGTGGTTTCAGTTGTTGTAATATGATTTCAGAATTAAAAATCTATGTCAGGTCTTCATTCTgggaaaaatagatttttattctgCAACTCATGATGGTGCAATTAAGTGAAAAACACTCACATGTGTATGAAaggaattttctgtttttttctttgtcatattTAGGAGCGTTCAATTTCCCCATTATGTTTATGCCTTGTGTCATATGTTTTTTAATTCAGCTAGCTACTGTTACTTGAATATTCGGTTTCAAGTGAAAAATTTGGAATATCATCTTTCCTTTCCAGATGAAGAGGCCTCTGTTATGTGCCTTCAATCGTCGGTTTGATCCGAGTTTCAAAGAATTACAGAGGCGTGCACGTTCAGGGGCAGTTGGACAGATCCATCTGGTTAAGACTGTTGCAAGAgattctcctcttccttccattGACTATTTAAA is a genomic window of Macrobrachium nipponense isolate FS-2020 chromosome 31, ASM1510439v2, whole genome shotgun sequence containing:
- the LOC135206937 gene encoding inositol 2-dehydrogenase-like; translated protein: MATDRFAAPSPYTQKQPEPHASDFKHQEYLLGSGLITSRAKEVPSNLQHINVALFALGRAGSIHLNNVMKNSRLTLKYIVEPDRGKLLRVQREWKLPESSILSPEEEDKVFQDPSIHGIIIATPTYMHKDLVIKGLKSGKAVLCEKPIAENLNETRECYQIAKEMKRPLLCAFNRRFDPSFKELQRRARSGAVGQIHLVKTVARDSPLPSIDYLKVSGGIFHDCAVHDIDLICWVIGDYPTHVFASASSFIPEVAAIGDHDTVAFIMKFASGAISTTDLSRNAVYGYDQRIEVFGPKGMVSAANERPYNLTSSTVDGDSQPPIQYSFPSRYYEGYIAEVEHFCDVIQGLDEASIPGKNTVNVSIIASALEESVKTGRMIQVKYQVDL